GCCGGCCCGGCGCGCGGTTGAGGCGACGGTGCAATGCGGTCTGCGCGGTGTCACGACAGCATCCGCTCGATCACCACGTGATCGGCGCGTTGACCGAGCAACGCGCCTGTGACTGGCTGACCCTGAGCTGCGGCGTGCCACTGACCGACGTGACCCTCTGCAACTTGCCTGTACCTGTTATGACGCCATCAACTGGCCACAGCGGGCGTCTGGCGCTCGCCTCGCGCAAAAAACACGTAGTAGAACACCGGGGCGGCGATCAGCGTCAAGATCGACGCAAACGCAAGCCCGCCCATGATCGTGACCGCCATGGACTGGAAAAAAGCGTCCGAGATAAGCGGGATCATGCCGAGAATGGTCGTCGCGGCGGCGAGGATGACCGGCCGAAGTCGCGACGTAGACGCGGTGACAATGGCCTCTTTGAGTGGCCATGTCGGCTGCTCGCGCCGGGTGATGTCGATCTCTTCGACGAGCACGATGCCGTTCTTGATCAGCATGCCCGAGAGCGACAACAGACCCAAAAGGGCGGTAAAGGTAAACGGCAGGCCGACGCCGAGCAGGGCGAGACTCACGCCGTTGACCGACATGGGTACCAGCAGCCAGATGATCAGCGGCTGACGCAGCGCGTTGAACAGCAACACCGAGATCAAGACCATGATGATCAAGCTGAGCGGCAACTGCCGGCCGAGGCTTGCCTGTGCGTCGCCTGCGCTCTCGAGCTCACCGCCCCAGGCCAATTGATACCCTGCAGGCAGTGGCAGCTCCTCGATGGCGGTCGTGATCTCGGCTTGCACTTCGGCAGCGGTCATGCCTTTGGGCACATCTGCACCGACGGTGATGGTGTACAGCTGATCGCGTCGCATCATCAGGGTGTTCTGCGCCTCAAATGCGAGCCCGTCGGTCACCTGTTGGAACGGCACAACGCCGCCAGCTGCATCCGAGTACACGGTGTAGTCGGTCAGATCGAGATTGGCGTCGCGAGGCGTACGCAACACGATCGGCAGTTGCCGCTCGCCCTCGCGGAACACCCCGGATGACACACCCGTGGTGGCAAACCGCAAGGTGTCGGTGACGTCACTGCGCGATACGCCCGCCTGTTGCGCGCGGTTCTCGGCATACACCGGCCTCAAGACCTGCTCCTGCTCGCGCCAGTCGTGTCGCGGCGCAATGATATTTGTCGACGTCGACTTCAAGGTGTCGATCGCCCGGTCGGCGAGGTCGCGTAGCGTCTCGGGGTCCGGTCCCGAGTACCGCACCTGAATCGGGTCACCGCCGCCAGGGCCGAATGCGAGGCGTTTCGCGCGCACCTCGGCGTGGGGAAGGTTGGTGGCAACAAACCGGTCCAGATCGGCAATCAGGGGCGCAATGGTGTCGAGCGATGCGGTGCGGACGATGATGTGGCCGTAGCTCGGGTTCGGATCCTCAGCCTGGTAGGTGAGCATGAAGCGTGCGGCCCCTTGGCCAACGTAAGCTGTGGCAGCGACCGTGTCGGCTTGCTCGAGCAGCCAGCCTTCGAGGACGTCGAGATCGCGTGAGGTCTCGTGTATCGACGCACCCTGTTCAAGCTTGTAGTGGACGAAAAAGAGTGGCGTGTTGCTGTCCGGGAAAAACTGCTGCTTGATTGAGCCGAAGGCGACATAGCACGCGGCCGTGACCAGCACCAACAGGGCGATGACCAGCCACCAAAAACGCAGGCACAGGCGGACCGTGTTCGCGTAAGCGCGGAACAGGAGGCCGTCGTAGGTGCTGTCGCTGCCGGAAGCCGAGGGAGATCCTGTGACGAACAGGTAGTGTCCGAGCAGGGGTGTGACGGTGAGCGCGAGCACCCAGGAGAGCAAGAGAGAAATCGAAATCACGGCGAACAAGGAGAACAGGAACTCACCGGTCGCGTCCGGACTCAGGCCGATACCGGCAAACGCCATGATGGCGATGACGGTTGCGCCAAGCAGCGGAATTTGCGTTTTGCTGGCGGCATCGTCGGCCGCGTCGCGCGATGTCATGCCGCGTTTCATCGACGTCTGCATGCCCTCGGCAACCACGATCGCGTTGTCGACCAACATGCCCATGGCAATGATCAAGGCGCCGAGTGAGATGCGCTCCATCTCGATCGAGAAAAACGCCATGAACAGCAGCGTCCCCACAACCGTCAGCAACAGTGTCGACCCGACGTTCAGCGCGGCACGCCACCCCATGAATACGGCCAACACCGTGACCACGATGCCAACCGACATGGCGAGGTTGACGATAAAGTCGTTGCTCGCCTCCTCGACGACCAGGTGTTGTTGGTAAATCGGCGATACGGTGACCCCGAGTGGGATCTGGGCAGCAAGCGCGTCCAGTTGCGCATCCACGCGGTGCCCGATGTCCACGATGTTTTGGGTGCCGACACCTGCGACCCCGAGCGTGAACGCCTCTGTTCCGTTGTGGCGAATCACGATGTTCGGATTCGCTTCACGGCCCCGGTAGACCTCGGCAAAGTCGGAGACTGTCAGCAGGTGATCGCCAACGCCGATGGCCAGGCCAGCGATTTCTTCGACGCTGTCGTCGCCCTCAGGCCGTTGAATCAACAATCGACCGTTTGTGTCCTGGACACTGCCACCGTCTTGCACTTCGTTGGCACTGCTCAGAGCGCCCTGGATAACCGCGGGGGAGATGCCGAGGTTGGTGCTCAGTGACAAGTCCGGTTCAACGTAGATCACTTCGTTGGGCACGCCACTGAGAGACACATCCGCCACGCCGTCGACGGCCAATAAACGCAGCCGCAGAAAGGTGGCGAGGTCGTAGATCTCGGCGTCGGAGTACCCGGGAGCGGTTACCGCGTAGTAGAGCCCGAAGACATCGCCAAAGCTGTCGTTGACAAACGGTGTGCTGGTGCCGCTTGGCAGCGTGGCATCGGCGACGCGGTTGCGCAGTTTGACCCAAATGCGCGGCAGCTCCGTGCCGTCAAACTGGTCCTCCATGTCCACCGTGATCCACGACAAACCTGGCTGGTTCATCGACCGGATTTCCTTGACCTCGGCCAACTTCTGGATTTCGGATTCGATCGGTTCGGTGACCTCACGTGCCACTTCGGCGGCGGAGGCGCCCGGGTACTGCGTGACCACAACGGCGGTTTTGATCGTGAACGCCGGGTCTTCGAGTCGGCCGAGTGACGAAAATCCCCAGAGCCCGCCGAGCAGGCAACTGAGGATGATGATCCACGTGTAGATGGGCCGGTCTATGGACAATCGCGCGATGTTCATGGCCGGCGTCTACTTCGCAAATCCGGTAAATCGGCGGACGGACTGACCGTCTGTCAGGGCCGAGGCGCCGCTTGCGATGATCTCCTCACCGCCGGAGAGCCCGCTGACCACAGCGACCCCGCCGCTGTCGGTGGGTGTAATGCTGATATCGACCGCCGAGACGGTACCCTCGTCCGCGCCGGTGGGTTCGAACACCATGACTTGTGTGCTGCCATCGTTGCGCGTGAGGACCGCCGATCGGGGTATTACAATGCTTGGTACACCGCCTTTGAGTGTCGCCGTGACGGTTGCCGAGGAGCCGGGCAAGGCCACCAACCCTGGCGGGCGCGGCAGGCCCAGCGTGATTCGAAAAGACTGCCCAACCGCCGACGTCTCAGCGTTGAATTCGCGGGTTTCGAGTGCATGGCGGGTGTCACTCGTCGGGAAAGTGACCCAAAGCTCGACATCGGGGTCTTCGCCAGCGCGCTGGAACAGAATCTCCGGCACCTCGATCTCGATTCTGAGCTCGGACATGTCGTGCAGTCTCACCACAGGTGTACCCGCCGACACGGTCGAAAAGTTGTCGAAGTTGCGCGTGGCAACCAGTGCCTCAAAGGGTGCGTACAAGCTTGCATTATTCAGGTCGCGTTGCGCGTTGCGCAAGGCGATGTCAGTCAGCTCGGCGCTGGTCTGGGCGTCTTCGAGTGCGACCCGGCTGACCGCGTTTTGCAGTCGTTGGTTGCGCGCGAGTGCGCGGTCAGCTTGGTTTTTTTGTGCTTTTGCCTGGTCCAATGCCAACTGAAACGGTTCCTGATCGAGTTTGGCGATCGTCGCACCCTTTTCGATTGTGTCGCCTTCGACCACCGGCAATTCGGTGATTTGACCACTGACTTGAAAGGCGTAGTCGACGGTCTGCTTGGCGACCACACGGCCGAAAAACGTGCGCGTGACGTTGCCGTCGTCGAACGTGACCGGGATGATCTTGGCGAGCCGCGGGTCTTCCGCGAAAACGGGGCAGAGGAACAGGGTCGCGGCGAAAAAGCACAGAAGCCGATTGAACATGGTGTCTACTCATTGTCACGCGCGGGGCGCACGAGTCACAGGTGATTGAATGGGGGGCGATACGCACGCCGGCACCGGCAGCGCCGGTGGCGCACAGTCTAGCAACTTGTGGTCGTGCGGTCGCCGCAATCAGAGTGACGTGCTCGCAGCTGACAACACCCCGATGGCCTTGAGCGGTGAGTGCCTGTCGGTGTCTGAAAAAAGAGTCTTGACGTCCTGCAAGCGCACCTGTGTTGCGGATCGGCAGGCGATGTCCGACGACCGGGTGAACACGTACGAGTAAGGCCGCTGTGCCATGGGGTACCGCTTGCCTGCACTCGCCGTCGGTGTGGTCGCGCGGAGTGTGCCGCTCGACACAGCGCCCCTGCTGGGCGCGGGGTGCGGGGGCGGTCTGAAGGGGGACACCGTGTTCGACCCTTCCGCTTGGGAGTGACTGGCTGAAGTGGACTAAAAAAGTGAACACAGTTATCCCAAACTGCTGTCTGTGACTGTTATTGAGGTCGACATAGACTCGCCGTTCCTCTTCTCAACAGGAATGCAAAGATGCTTTCACGCAACGCAACGGCGCTCGCCTCGGCGCTGGCCCTTGCCCTGACAGCGGCGGCCCACGCGGGCAGTGGCCCGATGCAATCAGCGGGCGCGCTCGCCTTCAACGACGGCAACGTGCTCTTTGTCGGTGACAGCAAGGCGGGGGTGGTGCGCGCCTTCGACTTCGGCGAGGGCGGTTTTGACGACCAGTCGGGCTACGCGCTCGGACGCGCGCAGACCTTCGAAGGGCGCACGCTGATCGACGGCCTCGACCACGCCATTGCGGCGCTGCTCGGCGTCGACGCCGCAGATATCACGATCAACGACATGGCGGTGCACAAGCCGAGCAAGCAGATTGTGCTGTCGGTGCACCGTGGC
This sequence is a window from Pseudomonadota bacterium. Protein-coding genes within it:
- a CDS encoding efflux RND transporter permease subunit; translation: MNIARLSIDRPIYTWIIILSCLLGGLWGFSSLGRLEDPAFTIKTAVVVTQYPGASAAEVAREVTEPIESEIQKLAEVKEIRSMNQPGLSWITVDMEDQFDGTELPRIWVKLRNRVADATLPSGTSTPFVNDSFGDVFGLYYAVTAPGYSDAEIYDLATFLRLRLLAVDGVADVSLSGVPNEVIYVEPDLSLSTNLGISPAVIQGALSSANEVQDGGSVQDTNGRLLIQRPEGDDSVEEIAGLAIGVGDHLLTVSDFAEVYRGREANPNIVIRHNGTEAFTLGVAGVGTQNIVDIGHRVDAQLDALAAQIPLGVTVSPIYQQHLVVEEASNDFIVNLAMSVGIVVTVLAVFMGWRAALNVGSTLLLTVVGTLLFMAFFSIEMERISLGALIIAMGMLVDNAIVVAEGMQTSMKRGMTSRDAADDAASKTQIPLLGATVIAIMAFAGIGLSPDATGEFLFSLFAVISISLLLSWVLALTVTPLLGHYLFVTGSPSASGSDSTYDGLLFRAYANTVRLCLRFWWLVIALLVLVTAACYVAFGSIKQQFFPDSNTPLFFVHYKLEQGASIHETSRDLDVLEGWLLEQADTVAATAYVGQGAARFMLTYQAEDPNPSYGHIIVRTASLDTIAPLIADLDRFVATNLPHAEVRAKRLAFGPGGGDPIQVRYSGPDPETLRDLADRAIDTLKSTSTNIIAPRHDWREQEQVLRPVYAENRAQQAGVSRSDVTDTLRFATTGVSSGVFREGERQLPIVLRTPRDANLDLTDYTVYSDAAGGVVPFQQVTDGLAFEAQNTLMMRRDQLYTITVGADVPKGMTAAEVQAEITTAIEELPLPAGYQLAWGGELESAGDAQASLGRQLPLSLIIMVLISVLLFNALRQPLIIWLLVPMSVNGVSLALLGVGLPFTFTALLGLLSLSGMLIKNGIVLVEEIDITRREQPTWPLKEAIVTASTSRLRPVILAAATTILGMIPLISDAFFQSMAVTIMGGLAFASILTLIAAPVFYYVFFARGERQTPAVAS
- a CDS encoding efflux RND transporter periplasmic adaptor subunit produces the protein MFNRLLCFFAATLFLCPVFAEDPRLAKIIPVTFDDGNVTRTFFGRVVAKQTVDYAFQVSGQITELPVVEGDTIEKGATIAKLDQEPFQLALDQAKAQKNQADRALARNQRLQNAVSRVALEDAQTSAELTDIALRNAQRDLNNASLYAPFEALVATRNFDNFSTVSAGTPVVRLHDMSELRIEIEVPEILFQRAGEDPDVELWVTFPTSDTRHALETREFNAETSAVGQSFRITLGLPRPPGLVALPGSSATVTATLKGGVPSIVIPRSAVLTRNDGSTQVMVFEPTGADEGTVSAVDISITPTDSGGVAVVSGLSGGEEIIASGASALTDGQSVRRFTGFAK